In one Alosa alosa isolate M-15738 ecotype Scorff River chromosome 14, AALO_Geno_1.1, whole genome shotgun sequence genomic region, the following are encoded:
- the LOC125307363 gene encoding hyaluronan and proteoglycan link protein 3-like, whose amino-acid sequence MANRRLLMAVLLQSLFGCQAAPRFSNGFLYHDIFNNNGNGEISFSGVQLHVESEQTSVFTSRGANATLPCHYWYQPALSAPRRTRVKWSWQPAGGGHEMDVLVAIGNRQRTFGGFRERVHLRQMSAGDVSLVILGLHLNDTGRFRCEVIDGLEDERVTIDLGLRGVVFPYQPHHGRYQLSFSKAQEACEEQGAVLATFDQLYTAWEEGLDWCNAGWLADGTVQYPITLPRVPCGGLGLAPGVRSYGARHRHLHRYDVFCFSSSLKGEVYYLPHPHRLNFTEAIHACQDDGAHIAKVGQLYAAWKFTGMDRCDSGWLADGSVRYPITYPRLNCGPLVPGVRSFGFPAPRHKHGVYCYRAEQASTCL is encoded by the exons ATGGCGAACCGACGCCTCCTGATGGCTGTTCTGCTGCAGTCACTTTTCGGGTGCCAGGCTGCTCCACGCTTTTCCAACGGCTTTCTTTACCACGATATCTTCAACAACAACGGCAACGGAGAAA TTTCCTTCAGTGGGGTGCAGCTTCACGTGGAGTCTGAGCAGACGTCCGTGTTCACCTCGCGCGGGGCCAACGCCACCCTGCCCTGCCACTACTGGTACCAGCCGGCACTCAGTGCCCCCCGCAGGACACGTGTCAAGTGGTCCTGGCAGCCGGCCGGTGGGGGGCACGAGATGGACGTGCTGGTTGCCATAGGTAACCGCCAGCGTACCTTCGGCGGGTTCAGAGAGCGAGTCCACCTGCGTCAGATGAGCGCGGGAGACGTGTCGCTCGTGATATTGGGGCTTCACCTCAACGACACTGGTCGCTTCCGGTGCGAAGTCATCGACGGGCTGGAGGACGAGAGAGTGACCATTGACCTTGGGCTGCGAG GTGTTGTGTTTCCCTACCAGCCCCATCATGGCCGCTACCAGCTGTCCTTCTCCAAAGCGCAGGAAGCATGTGAGGAGCAGGGGGCCGTCCTGGCGACCTTCGACCAGCTCTACACCGCCTGGGAGGAGGGTCTGGACTGGTGCAacgctggctggctggctgacgGCACGGTGCAGTACCCCATCACATTACCCAGAGTGCCTTGCGGGGGACTGGGCTTGGCGCCGGGGGTGCGCAGCTACGGGGCGAGACACAGACACCTTCACCGCTACGATGTGTtctgcttctcctcctctctcaaag GGGAGGTTTACTACCTGCCGCATCCTCACAGGCTCAACTTCACTGAGGCCATCCATGCGTGTCAGGATGATGGGGCCCACATCGCCAAGGTAGGCCAGCTGTACGCCGCCTGGAAGTTCACTGGAATGGACCGCTGTGATTCCGGCTGGTTGGCTGACGGGAGTGTGCGGTATCCAATCACATACCCTCGTCTGAATTGTGGTCCCTTGGTTCCAGGGGTGCGCAGTTTTGGGTTTCCAGCTCCCCGACATAAGCACGGGGTATACTGCTATCGAGCGGAGCAAGCCTCCACCTGTTTGTGA